Proteins encoded within one genomic window of Burkholderiaceae bacterium:
- a CDS encoding Outer membrane component of TAM transport system produces the protein MPSWIQWTLRRPCALALAGLLLLALPGCASLGEGVDSPAAPGNGAPTGAAAFDIRVEAQDKSLRELIERHTLLRQYQALTDLDDNEARRLMALAERDARRLLATEGYFSPQVTLRREADPQGRPTMVIAITPGPATTVADVDIGFEGDIARDAGASAQRTAITDGWRLEPGRRFTQQRWSQAKTDALRALLAQRYPRGRIAASRADIDAAQARARLHVQLDSGPLFRLGAATVLGAHRYPAALAERLSWLEPGDAYDQKKLVDAQQRLAASGYYDSAYIAIDPEGDPAAAPVTYTVTEAKRHKLQFGVGYSTDSGPRLSLEHRDNTVFGTSWRSDTTLQIDPKTPLAQLELSSLPDADHWHTALFARDMRQDDGALVTTSQTLRAGRMQAGPRYDRNVYLQYEHADVTGAASVVAPAALVGDGAAVSLNYAWTGRYFDALPMPTRGFGLSGEAGAGVTTIGPRQPFVRLTGRWLGIVPVGDGGSRLALRSELGAVIGAWQARLPATALFRTGGDTTVRGYAYRSIGIPLGGDWVGPGRYLAVGSVEWQRPILQQRYPGLLEHTLFIDVGGVANHVSDLSANWGVGTGVRLITPVGPMELDVAYGLQSKQVRLHMRVGFNF, from the coding sequence GGGTGAGGGCGTCGATTCGCCCGCCGCGCCGGGCAACGGGGCGCCCACCGGCGCCGCTGCGTTCGACATCCGCGTGGAAGCCCAGGACAAGAGCCTGCGCGAGCTGATCGAGCGCCACACCCTGCTGCGCCAGTACCAGGCGCTGACCGACCTGGACGACAACGAAGCCCGGCGCCTGATGGCGCTGGCCGAGCGCGACGCGCGCCGGCTGCTGGCCACCGAGGGCTATTTCAGCCCCCAGGTGACGCTGCGGCGCGAGGCCGACCCGCAAGGCAGGCCGACGATGGTGATCGCCATCACGCCCGGCCCGGCCACCACCGTGGCCGACGTCGACATCGGCTTCGAAGGCGACATCGCGCGCGATGCCGGCGCCTCCGCCCAGCGCACGGCCATCACCGACGGCTGGCGCCTCGAACCCGGCCGGCGCTTCACGCAACAGCGCTGGTCACAGGCCAAGACGGACGCGCTGCGCGCCCTGCTGGCCCAGCGCTACCCGCGCGGACGCATCGCCGCCAGCCGCGCCGACATCGACGCAGCGCAGGCGCGCGCGCGGCTGCACGTGCAGCTCGATTCGGGACCGCTGTTTCGCCTGGGCGCGGCCACCGTGCTGGGCGCGCACCGCTACCCGGCCGCGCTGGCCGAGCGCCTGTCGTGGCTCGAGCCGGGCGATGCGTACGACCAGAAAAAGCTGGTCGACGCCCAGCAGCGCCTGGCCGCCAGCGGCTATTACGACTCGGCCTACATCGCCATCGACCCCGAAGGCGACCCCGCCGCGGCGCCGGTCACCTACACCGTCACCGAAGCCAAGCGCCACAAGCTCCAGTTCGGCGTGGGCTACAGCACCGACAGCGGCCCGCGCCTGTCGCTGGAGCACCGCGACAACACCGTTTTCGGCACCTCCTGGCGCAGCGACACCACGCTGCAGATCGACCCCAAGACGCCGCTGGCGCAGCTCGAACTCAGCTCGCTGCCGGATGCCGACCACTGGCACACCGCGCTTTTCGCGCGTGACATGCGGCAGGACGACGGCGCGCTCGTCACCACCTCGCAGACCCTGCGCGCCGGCCGCATGCAGGCCGGGCCCAGGTACGACCGCAACGTCTACCTGCAGTACGAGCACGCCGACGTCACCGGCGCCGCCAGCGTGGTCGCGCCCGCCGCGCTGGTGGGCGACGGCGCGGCCGTCAGCCTCAACTACGCGTGGACCGGGCGCTACTTCGATGCGCTGCCGATGCCCACGCGCGGCTTCGGCCTGAGCGGCGAAGCGGGCGCGGGCGTGACCACCATCGGTCCGCGCCAGCCCTTCGTGCGGCTGACCGGGCGCTGGCTGGGCATCGTGCCGGTGGGCGACGGCGGCAGCCGGCTGGCGCTGCGCAGCGAGCTGGGCGCCGTCATCGGCGCATGGCAGGCGCGCCTGCCCGCCACGGCGCTCTTTCGCACCGGGGGCGACACCACGGTGCGCGGCTACGCCTACCGCAGCATCGGCATTCCGCTGGGGGGCGACTGGGTCGGCCCCGGCCGCTACCTGGCCGTGGGCAGCGTCGAGTGGCAGCGCCCCATCCTGCAGCAGCGCTATCCCGGTCTGCTGGAGCACACGCTGTTCATCGACGTCGGCGGCGTGGCCAACCACGTCAGCGACCTGAGCGCCAACTGGGGCGTGGGCACCGGCGTGCGACTGATCACCCCCGTCGGCCCGATGGAGCTGGACGTCGCCTACGGCCTGCAATCGAAGCAGGTACGGCTGCACATGCGCGTGGGGTTCAACTTCTGA